One window from the genome of bacterium encodes:
- a CDS encoding YifB family Mg chelatase-like AAA ATPase: protein MLARVHSAAILGVDAYEVQVEVDITRGTGAFNIVGLPDAAIRESRDRTAAAIRNSGFEFPLERITINLAPADVRKEGPAFDLPIALGILLASGQIAIDDLDQSVVVGELSLDGAVRSISGALPVALGARTWGKKNAVVPSANGLEAAVVTDFEVYAAETLYDCVCLMEQGFMAEPVTVPDEDLDLTVSPYGIDFSDVKGQEHVKRALEVAAAGGHNVLMIGPPGSGKTMLARRMPGILPPMDLSEALEVTKLYSVAGLMGEKSSLVRQRPFRAPHHTVSTPGLVGGGSIPRPGEISLAHNGVLFLDELPEFSAQALEVLRQPLEDGQVTIARAQSTLSFPASFQLVAAMNPCPCGYRTDPVRQCACAAGQIQRYLKRISGPLQDRIDIHIEVPRLVPEEVMSRQTGETSAAVQQRVVAARERQRERFREAPFHSNAGMNAKALRKFCPLSAEVESLLRTAIDQFGLSARAFDRIIKLSRTIADLEGEADIQVHHAAEAVQYRSLDRKFWS from the coding sequence ATGCTTGCCCGTGTTCATTCCGCGGCCATTCTCGGCGTTGACGCGTACGAGGTACAGGTCGAGGTAGACATCACCCGGGGGACGGGGGCCTTCAACATCGTCGGCCTCCCCGACGCCGCCATCCGCGAGAGCCGCGACCGTACTGCCGCCGCCATCCGCAACTCCGGCTTTGAGTTCCCTCTCGAACGGATCACCATCAACCTCGCGCCGGCCGATGTCCGCAAGGAGGGGCCGGCGTTCGACCTCCCCATCGCGCTGGGCATTCTGCTGGCCAGCGGCCAGATCGCCATTGACGACCTCGACCAGTCGGTCGTCGTGGGCGAGTTGTCGCTGGACGGCGCAGTGCGGTCGATCTCCGGCGCCCTGCCGGTGGCGCTCGGCGCCAGGACATGGGGCAAGAAGAACGCCGTCGTCCCCTCGGCCAACGGCCTGGAAGCCGCCGTCGTCACGGACTTCGAGGTCTACGCCGCGGAGACGCTCTATGACTGCGTGTGCCTGATGGAACAGGGCTTCATGGCCGAGCCGGTTACGGTGCCCGACGAGGACCTCGACCTGACGGTGAGCCCGTACGGGATTGACTTCAGCGACGTAAAGGGCCAGGAGCATGTGAAGCGGGCGCTCGAGGTCGCGGCGGCGGGCGGACACAATGTGCTGATGATCGGCCCCCCCGGCTCGGGCAAGACGATGCTGGCCCGCCGCATGCCCGGCATCCTGCCCCCGATGGACCTGTCCGAAGCCCTGGAAGTGACCAAGCTGTACAGCGTGGCCGGCCTGATGGGCGAGAAGTCATCACTCGTGCGCCAGCGACCCTTCCGCGCGCCGCACCATACCGTCAGCACCCCCGGCCTCGTCGGGGGGGGCAGCATCCCCCGGCCCGGCGAGATCAGCCTCGCCCACAACGGCGTGCTGTTCCTCGATGAGCTGCCCGAGTTCTCCGCGCAGGCGCTGGAGGTGCTGCGGCAGCCGCTGGAGGACGGGCAGGTGACCATCGCCCGCGCCCAGAGCACCCTCTCCTTCCCCGCCAGCTTCCAGTTGGTCGCCGCGATGAACCCCTGCCCGTGCGGCTACCGCACCGACCCCGTGCGCCAGTGTGCCTGTGCCGCCGGGCAGATCCAGCGCTACCTCAAGCGCATCAGCGGCCCGCTCCAGGACCGCATAGACATCCACATCGAGGTCCCGCGCCTGGTGCCTGAAGAGGTGATGTCGCGGCAGACCGGCGAGACCTCCGCGGCGGTGCAACAGCGGGTCGTGGCGGCCCGCGAGCGCCAGCGCGAACGCTTCCGCGAGGCCCCCTTCCACAGCAACGCCGGGATGAACGCCAAGGCCCTGCGCAAGTTCTGTCCCCTGAGCGCCGAGGTGGAGTCACTGCTGCGCACGGCCATTGACCAGTTCGGGCTCTCCGCCCGGGCCTTCGACCGGATCATCAAGCTCTCCCGCACCATCGCGGACCTCGAGGGCGAGGCGGACATCCAGGTCCACCACGCGGCCGAGGCCGTGCAGTATCGCAGCCTGGACCGGAAGTTCTGGAGTTGA
- a CDS encoding DUF1559 domain-containing protein, which translates to MRKGFTLIELLVVIAIIAILAAILFPVFAKAREKARQSSCLSNVKQIILAGMSYAQDYDETMFPSCCGFPPDDASIKGVVYPYHWGAYGCSLILWPDLLYPYVKNAQVFRCPSAQTLWTGYGYNYYYLGANPSGASITYVAPLGQIASPSETVAVVDCDNYLSYAPTIYGSTWIPGNQYFDHNYAGCRHNEGANIGFCDGHAKWMKGQNYMLQNSLWDRN; encoded by the coding sequence ATGCGCAAGGGCTTTACACTCATCGAGTTGTTGGTCGTGATCGCCATCATCGCGATCCTCGCCGCGATACTGTTTCCCGTGTTCGCCAAGGCCCGCGAGAAGGCACGACAGAGCAGTTGTCTGTCCAACGTGAAGCAGATCATCCTCGCCGGAATGTCGTATGCCCAGGACTATGACGAGACGATGTTCCCGAGCTGCTGCGGCTTCCCGCCCGACGATGCGAGCATCAAAGGCGTGGTGTACCCCTACCACTGGGGCGCCTACGGCTGCTCGCTGATCCTGTGGCCCGACCTGCTCTATCCCTACGTCAAGAACGCGCAGGTGTTCCGCTGTCCCAGCGCCCAGACGCTGTGGACCGGCTACGGCTACAACTACTACTACCTGGGCGCGAACCCCTCGGGCGCTTCCATCACATATGTGGCGCCGCTGGGGCAGATCGCCTCGCCGTCAGAGACCGTGGCCGTCGTGGACTGCGACAACTACCTGTCCTATGCCCCCACGATCTACGGGTCCACCTGGATCCCCGGCAACCAGTACTTCGACCACAACTACGCCGGCTGCCGCCACAACGAGGGCGCCAACATCGGCTTCTGCGACGGTCACGCCAAGTGGATGAAGGGCCAGAACTACATGCTCCAGAACAGCCTCTGGGACCGCAACTAG
- a CDS encoding ankyrin repeat domain-containing protein, which yields MWMTRAQRDQALFVAAEQGNTRLARRLLQRGGWLRGARLRARLRARNQDGWTALHQAAAYGHDDVVRLLLDSGAEVDAPNYRGVRPLEYAACYGHAETARLLARRGARHTVHTAAAVGELGELGELRRLLDEGRSADALDYLGYRPLHWAARHGQLEAARVLLQHGADPYLRDVNGETPYERAMQWDEAQVAELMREHAGGEPDSESQRLFRHAS from the coding sequence ATGTGGATGACCAGAGCGCAGCGTGACCAGGCGCTGTTCGTCGCCGCCGAGCAAGGGAACACCCGGCTGGCGCGCCGCCTGTTGCAGCGGGGGGGATGGCTGCGGGGTGCGCGTCTCCGGGCGCGACTGCGTGCCCGCAACCAGGACGGCTGGACGGCCCTGCACCAGGCCGCGGCGTACGGGCATGACGACGTGGTCCGGCTGCTGCTGGACAGCGGCGCGGAGGTGGACGCCCCGAACTACCGAGGCGTGCGTCCGCTGGAGTATGCGGCCTGCTACGGCCACGCGGAGACAGCGCGCCTGCTGGCGCGGCGTGGCGCGCGGCACACCGTCCATACGGCGGCAGCGGTGGGCGAGTTGGGGGAGTTGGGGGAGTTGCGCCGGCTGCTGGACGAGGGGCGCTCCGCCGACGCGCTGGACTACCTGGGCTACCGCCCGCTCCACTGGGCGGCCCGGCACGGGCAACTCGAGGCGGCGCGCGTGTTGCTGCAGCACGGCGCCGACCCCTACCTGAGGGACGTCAACGGGGAGACGCCCTACGAGCGAGCGATGCAGTGGGATGAGGCGCAGGTAGCCGAACTCATGCGGGAACACGCGGGTGGGGAGCCGGACAGCGAGAGCCAGCGCCTCTTCCGCCACGCCTCGTGA
- the fsa gene encoding fructose-6-phosphate aldolase — translation MKFFVDTANVDQIREVDSWGILDGVTTNPTLVSREGVDFETRIKEICEIVHPRPVSAEVVSVEADGIIREARDLVKWADNVVVKIPFIKEGMKALHVVAQEGIRVNCTLIFTAGAGLIAAKAGAAYISPFVGRLDDISHDGMELVRQLVPIMQNYLFDTEIIVASVRTPAHVVESAMLGADIATVPFDVMDKLFNHPLRDKGLASFLADWAKFQEGLKQQ, via the coding sequence ATGAAATTCTTCGTAGACACCGCCAACGTAGACCAGATCCGCGAGGTGGACTCGTGGGGCATCCTCGATGGCGTGACCACCAACCCCACCCTGGTCAGCAGGGAGGGCGTAGATTTCGAGACGCGCATCAAGGAGATCTGCGAGATCGTCCACCCGCGCCCGGTCAGCGCCGAGGTCGTATCGGTCGAGGCCGATGGGATCATCCGGGAAGCCCGCGACCTGGTGAAGTGGGCCGACAATGTCGTCGTGAAGATCCCGTTCATCAAGGAGGGAATGAAGGCCCTGCACGTGGTCGCCCAGGAGGGCATCCGCGTGAACTGCACGCTGATCTTCACGGCCGGGGCAGGCCTGATCGCCGCCAAGGCCGGCGCGGCCTACATCTCCCCCTTCGTCGGGCGGCTCGACGACATCAGCCATGACGGCATGGAGCTGGTACGCCAACTCGTGCCGATCATGCAGAACTACCTGTTCGACACCGAGATCATCGTGGCGAGCGTCCGCACCCCGGCGCATGTCGTTGAGTCCGCCATGCTGGGCGCCGACATCGCCACCGTGCCCTTCGACGTGATGGACAAGCTGTTCAACCACCCGCTGCGGGATAAGGGCCTGGCCAGCTTCCTGGCCGACTGGGCGAAGTTCCAGGAAGGACTCAAGCAGCAGTAG
- a CDS encoding metallophosphoesterase translates to MQAGRLIAISDVHLDTWREGDPDSYPDKSRAFLDFLTWVREGSGAEHFAIVGDLFDVPQTDHSPILPRYRDVLLHLWAIIQSGIRLHWVVGNHDAGLVGLDVAMPRPPLDLVYPGVTVDCGGLQVRLEHGHLMDAWLWAYLQYKTSRVEAVPPDRAMAPFTKGCQVHTPPLPAMTFIYDTIYDAMQWRPIEVGFTTAEKLLGLRVMSQHLDDTFADVSDAGELPSQHEAILSELAREGVSVEQLKEGRDIPESLAELFWPVGERYYSTLPWRRAAQCRMRTLRAEAENVSALIMGHIHHADEFHWEQDGTPCVYANCGTWSTTQGSFVCVDAGEVKAYRRRWSDPLPAL, encoded by the coding sequence GTGCAAGCAGGAAGACTCATCGCCATCTCGGATGTCCATCTGGATACGTGGCGTGAGGGGGATCCGGATTCCTACCCCGACAAGAGCCGGGCCTTCCTCGACTTCCTGACCTGGGTGCGCGAAGGCAGCGGCGCCGAGCACTTTGCCATCGTGGGCGATCTGTTCGACGTGCCGCAGACTGATCACTCACCCATTCTGCCGCGCTACCGCGACGTGCTGCTGCACCTGTGGGCCATTATCCAGTCGGGGATCCGCCTGCACTGGGTGGTGGGCAACCACGACGCAGGCCTGGTGGGGCTCGATGTCGCCATGCCACGCCCGCCCCTGGACCTGGTCTACCCGGGCGTCACGGTGGACTGCGGGGGCCTGCAGGTGCGGCTGGAGCACGGGCACCTGATGGACGCGTGGCTGTGGGCGTACCTGCAGTACAAGACCTCGCGGGTGGAGGCCGTGCCGCCGGACAGGGCCATGGCCCCCTTCACGAAGGGCTGTCAGGTGCATACGCCCCCCCTGCCGGCCATGACGTTCATCTATGACACGATCTACGACGCCATGCAGTGGCGCCCCATCGAGGTGGGGTTCACGACCGCGGAGAAGCTGCTGGGGCTGCGCGTCATGAGCCAGCATCTGGACGACACCTTCGCCGATGTCTCCGACGCCGGTGAACTGCCGAGCCAGCACGAGGCCATCCTGTCGGAGCTGGCTCGCGAGGGGGTCAGTGTCGAGCAGCTCAAGGAAGGCCGCGACATACCCGAGAGCCTGGCCGAGCTGTTCTGGCCGGTCGGGGAGCGGTACTACTCGACCCTCCCCTGGCGCCGGGCCGCCCAGTGCCGCATGCGGACGCTCCGCGCGGAGGCTGAGAACGTCTCGGCGCTCATCATGGGCCACATCCACCACGCCGACGAGTTCCACTGGGAGCAGGACGGGACGCCGTGCGTCTACGCCAACTGCGGCACGTGGAGCACCACCCAGGGCAGTTTCGTGTGTGTGGACGCCGGTGAGGTCAAAGCCTACCGGCGCCGGTGGAGCGACCCGCTGCCGGCGCTGTAG
- a CDS encoding NifU family protein, translated as MAEDKQDIRDRVQEVLDTVRPSLQADGGDVELVNVKNGAVLLRLQGHCRGCPMSQMTLAMVIERTLKEQIPEVERVVAVD; from the coding sequence ATGGCAGAGGACAAGCAGGACATCAGGGATCGAGTGCAGGAGGTGCTGGACACCGTCCGGCCCTCGCTGCAGGCTGACGGCGGCGATGTGGAGTTGGTGAACGTGAAGAACGGCGCCGTGCTCCTGCGCTTGCAGGGCCACTGCCGCGGCTGCCCCATGTCACAGATGACGCTCGCGATGGTCATTGAGCGGACGCTGAAGGAGCAGATCCCCGAGGTGGAGCGCGTTGTGGCCGTAGACTGA
- a CDS encoding sugar kinase, translating into MPQVVCLGILVADVYGKPVDEWPERGRLSTVDEMGMGLGGCAANTGQCLIKLGVDTAIMGKVGNDGFGRFCTDTLRSAGADTSGIVVDSAPGTSATMVMIDSSGERTFLHYPGANGRLRTDELDFGVITNCRIFHCAGALVMGDFDGEPMAECLRRAREAGVTTALDTVYNDKSGWISKLEPCLRHTDVFLPSLAEAQKLTGAQQPEVVAERLLSYGLKTVGIKMGEHGSYVRTADRELHVPAYQVDVLDGTGAGDAFVAGFLRGMLEDWDLERTAKFGNAVGGLCTTGIGTTAGVLDFEGTLAFLAKQEPDYWRT; encoded by the coding sequence GTGCCTCAGGTAGTCTGTCTTGGCATTCTCGTCGCGGACGTGTACGGCAAACCTGTGGATGAGTGGCCGGAGCGGGGGCGGCTATCCACCGTGGATGAGATGGGCATGGGCCTGGGCGGCTGTGCCGCCAACACCGGCCAGTGCCTCATCAAGCTGGGTGTGGACACGGCCATCATGGGCAAGGTCGGCAACGACGGCTTCGGCCGCTTCTGCACCGACACGCTCCGGAGCGCGGGCGCCGACACCAGCGGGATCGTCGTGGACAGTGCCCCCGGCACCTCGGCCACCATGGTGATGATCGACTCCTCGGGCGAGCGGACATTCCTGCACTACCCCGGGGCCAATGGCCGCCTGCGCACGGATGAGTTGGACTTCGGCGTCATCACCAACTGCCGCATCTTCCACTGCGCCGGGGCCCTCGTAATGGGCGACTTCGATGGCGAGCCCATGGCCGAGTGCCTGCGCCGGGCCAGAGAGGCCGGCGTGACGACGGCGCTCGACACCGTCTACAACGACAAGAGCGGCTGGATCAGCAAGCTGGAGCCGTGTCTGCGACACACCGACGTCTTCCTGCCCTCGCTGGCCGAGGCGCAGAAGTTGACCGGCGCCCAGCAGCCCGAAGTCGTGGCCGAGAGGCTGCTCTCCTACGGCCTGAAGACCGTCGGGATCAAGATGGGCGAGCATGGCAGCTATGTCCGCACCGCCGACCGGGAGCTGCACGTCCCGGCCTACCAAGTGGACGTGCTGGACGGCACCGGGGCGGGCGATGCGTTCGTGGCAGGCTTCCTGCGAGGCATGCTGGAGGACTGGGACCTGGAGCGCACCGCCAAGTTCGGCAATGCGGTCGGCGGGCTGTGCACCACCGGCATCGGCACGACGGCCGGGGTGCTCGACTTCGAGGGCACTCTGGCCTTCCTGGCCAAACAGGAGCCGGACTACTGGCGGACGTGA